A section of the Oryza sativa Japonica Group chromosome 1, ASM3414082v1 genome encodes:
- the LOC9271788 gene encoding U-box domain-containing protein 14, with amino-acid sequence MEVKLHAARSLVGRLRGAAAVHDGAATAVAIAEIRHATKDDPDIRAPLADAGAVPFLAAQLTAPSAASEDAAAALLNISISARGQLMSAPGLLDALTAALRADEYCAAHHAAATVYSLLCVEANRPVVGARRPLLAALVSLLRAAPNTRATKDALKALFAVALHPPNRATLVGLGAVQALFALIMTDGRSGIMEDATAVVAQVAGCAESLDAFTRMSGLRILVDLVEQGGASTPRTRENAAAALLNLVVAGGERAVAEVIAVGGAEDAVRELAEDATASARGKAKAESLLRALECGGARRREHRLADFLNGLVQSDPYISSPASASTHG; translated from the coding sequence ATGGAGGTGAAGCTGCACGCGGCGAGGAGCCTCGTCGGCAGGCTGCGGGGTGCCGCCGCGGTGCACGACGGggcggccaccgccgtcgccatcgccgagaTCCGCCACGCCACCAAGGACGACCCGGACATCCGGGCGCCGCTCGCGGACGCCGGGGCGGTGCCGTTCCTCGCCGCGCAGCTCacggcgccgtccgccgcctccgaggacgcggcggccgcgctGCTCAACATCTCCATCTCCGCGCGGGGGCAGCTCATGTCCGCCCCCGGGCTGCTGGATGCTCtcacggcggcgctccgggcgGACGAGTACTGCGCcgcccaccacgccgccgccaccgtgtaTAGCCTCCTCTGCGTCGAGGCCAACCGCCCCGTCGTCGGCGCCAGGCGGCCGTTGCTCGCCGcgctcgtctccctcctccggGCGGCGCCCAACACCCGCGCCACCAAGGACGCGCTCAAGGCGCTCTTCGCCGTCGCGCTCCACCCGCCCAACCGCGCCACGCTCGTCGGCCTCGGCGCCGTGCAGGCGCTCTTCGCGCTCATCATGACGGACGGCCGGAGCGGCATCATGGAggacgccaccgccgtcgtcgcgcagGTCGCCGGGTGCGCGGAGAGCCTGGACGCGTTCACGAGGATGTCCGGGCTGCGCattctcgtcgacctcgtcgagCAAGGTGGCGCGTCGACACCAAGAACAAGGGAGAACGCGGCGGCCGCGCTGCTCAACCTtgtcgtggccggcggcgagcgcgccgtGGCGGAGGTGATCGCGGTGGGCggcgcggaggacgcggtgAGGGAGCTCGCGGAGGACGCCACGGCGAGCGCGAGGGGGAAGGCGAAGGCGGAGTCGCTGCTGCGGGCGTTGGagtgcggcggcgcgaggcggcgagagCACCGGCTCGCCGACTTCCTGAACGGGCTGGTGCAGTCCGACCCGTAcatctcgtcgccggcgtcggcgtcgacgcaCGGGTAA
- the LOC4325410 gene encoding xylan glycosyltransferase MUCI21, with amino-acid sequence MASKLPDLGGGGVEDGGGKKWPGFVQFFFVLSVVLCVLLYAPRFIVLTPTYGLDFFPQPPPNVTTSPARVVGDHNAGEVVVLDNQLRSPCSSLAGDTICCDRSDFNTDVCFMAGDVRTDPSSLSLLLFPKQPPAANATVEERIRPYTRKWEALIMSRVEEVRLRMAPPEEEPGHRCDVRHDAPLLVMTAGGYTGNLFHAFSDGFVPAWLTVQHLRRRVVLGVLSYNPWWAGTYGEIISGLSDYHVVDLLHDKRTHCFPGAIVGTRFHGILSVDPARLRDNKTIVDFHDLLAGVYETAGDTVVVDDVTQPAPRRPRLGIVSRRGTRVIENQAAVARLARSVGFDVDILETANGLPLPASYASVSACDVLVGVHGADLTKLLFLRPGAALVQIAPLGVAPIARGCYAEASARMGLHYEQYDAEGHESSLSRKYGLRDVVVSDPEAAKRDKGWGFVARVYLGGQNVTLDLSRFRHTLTRLHARALRVRSLHPAP; translated from the coding sequence ATGGCCTCCAAACTCCccgacctcggcggcggcggcgtggaggacggcggcggcaagaagtGGCCGGGGTTCGTCCAGTTCTTCTTCGTCCTCTCCGTCGTCCTCTGCGTGCTCCTCTACGCCCCGCGGTTCATCGTGCTCACGCCCACCTATGGCCTCGACTTCTTCCCCCAGCCGCCGCCCAACGTCACCACCTCGCCCGCCCGCGTCGTGGGAGATCATAATGCTGGCGAAGTGGTGGTTCTTGACAACCAGCTGCGCTCGCCGTGCTCGTCGCTCGCCGGCGACACCATCTGCTGCGACCGCTCGGATTTCAACACCGACGTCTGCTTCATGGCCGGCGACGTGCGGACGGACCCGTCGTCCCTGTCGCTCCTGCTGTTCCCGAagcagccgccggcggcgaacgccaccgtggaggagaggatacgTCCGTACACGCGCAAGTGGGAGGCGCTCATCATGAGCAGGGTAGAGGAGGTGCGGCTCCGGATGGccccgccggaggaggagcccgGCCACCGGTGCGACGTCCGGCACGACGCGCCGCTCCTCGTCATGACGGCGGGGGGCTACACCGGCAACCTCTTCCACGCGTTCAGCGACGGGTTCGTGCCGGCGTGGCTGACGGTGcaacacctccgccgccgcgtcgtgctCGGCGTCCTCTCGTACAACCCGTGGTGGGCGGGCACGTACGGCGAGATCATCTCCGGCCTCTCGGACTACCACGTCGTCGACCTCCTCCACGACAAGCGGACGCACTGCTTCCCCGGCGCCATCGTCGGCACACGCTTCCACGGCATCCTCTCCGTCGACCCGGCGAGGCTCCGCGACAACAAGACCATCGTCGACTTCCACGATCTCCTCGCCGGCGTGTACGAGACCGCAGGAgacaccgtcgtcgtcgacgacgttaCTCAGCCGGCGCCACGGCGGCCACGGCTCGGGATCGTGTCGCGCAGGGGGACGCGGGTGATCGAGAaccaggcggcggtggcgcggctcgcgAGGTCGGTGGGGTTCGACGTGGACATCCTGGAGACGGCGAACGGGCTGCCGCTCCCGGCGTCGTACGCGTCGGTGAGCGCGTGCGACGTGCTGGTGGGGGTGCACGGCGCCGACCTGACCAAGCTCCTGTTCCTGCGCCCCGGCGCGGCGCTGGTGCAGATCGCGCCGCTGGGCGTGGCGCCGATCGCGCGCGGGTGCTACGCGGAGGCGTCCGCGCGGATGGGGCTGCACTACGAGCAGTACGACGCGGAGGGGCACGAGAGCTCGCTGAGCCGCAAGTACGGCCTCCGCGACGTGGTGGTGTCCGACCCGGAGGCCGCCAAGCGCGACAAGGGGTGGGGCTTCGTCGCCCGCGTCTACCTCGGCGGCCAGAACGTCACCCTCGACCTCTCCAGGTTCCGACACACGCTCACCAGGCTGCACGCGCGCGCCCTGCGCGTACGCTCGTTGCACCCAGCGCCGTAG
- the LOC4325412 gene encoding uncharacterized protein, producing MLKTPPQLDPEKRWQIYCQEPDPACGASGSGQDAPADQQESDGKRGQHRSPGDEARPDRQLKRRKKKKKKNYNAMKMLQYSLIQLRLLRGQLIGRVEDGGVIARLKLMDKICMELRYVCEWNEYRWKFLLWLLKRTRLDLHPELVMDLSHTKELETKPTYDASQSREEASAAASASDGQGDDKERGDLQAVEAYGSPPGKEKVDLQAAKDSSPTAEKGKGKHIGYEAQQKKNSIEDVKSSSQQEISKPKKKKKQKKRQRRKMDESTENLSCHSGSPSSSHDGTSTSTIEGEPKPSSGDLAKISREHKQEQESMEDLEDLLGMDEDTISNKVSYYFHQLYVQDHLDDDDDDDWLECDGPQQLTELHEQLAFYRIIGYELSNGRKLDELDIAKLKEKYPPSILYEKGYFQYYEDSLEWYFDPERFQPAALDNYQRLVLCDNGLYMDWDQYHSNYSTYESDLAYVKFCEELAHKTKWFQDYLVLIAVEDKITMGQWDKVKNTVYLQAMKIALRIRVVSLMQVMTAFQEYIWSMRFDCCNYKDFDGVYFEVWKRVAKQKMEFTDALSELYREDMFPLRNVDIKDELRSTRGRFRSMKENYDLYVACIDETVPEKEARQLIKDAIIEMIPKPQTYLDYARNKIKIAEDIGLITKSRGPEPRT from the exons ATGCTCAAGACGCCGCCGCAGCTTGATCCAGAGAAGCGGTGGCAGATTTATTGCCAGGAACCTGATCCCGCGTGCGGTGCTAGCGGATCCGGACAAGATGCACCCGCTGATCAACAGGAAAGCGACGGGAAGCGGGGCCAACACCGCTCGCCTGGTGACGAAGCGAGGCCTGATCGGCAGctcaagaggaggaagaagaagaagaagaagaattatAATGCTATGAAGATGTTGCAATATTCCCTAATCCAATTGAGGCTACTGAGGGGTCAGTTGATTGGTCGAGTTGAGGATGGCGGTGTTATAGCCCGATTGAAGCTTATGGACAAAATATGTATGGAGTTGAGGTATGTATGCGAGTGGAATGAGTACAGGTGGAAATTTTTGTTGTGGCTCCTTAAAAGGACGAGGTTGGACTTGCATCCGGAGTTGGTGATGGATTTGTCACACACGAAGGAGCTGGAAACCAAACCCACGTACGATGCTAGCCAATCCAGAGAAGAAGCCTCTGCTGCAGCTTCAGCTTCTGATGGACAGGGAGACGATAAGGAAAGGGGTGACTTGCAAGCAGTTGAAGCCTATGGTTCTCCTCCTGGTAAGGAAAAGGTTGACTTGCAAGCAGCTAAGGACTCTTCTCCCACTGCTGAGAAGGGAAAGGGCAAGCATATTGGATATGAAGCACAGCAGAAGAAAAACAGCATTGAAGATGTTAAATCCTCAAGTCAACAAGAAATTAGCAagccgaagaagaagaagaaacagaaGAAGAGGCAGAGGCGCAAGATGGACGAATCCACAGAAAATCTATCATGCCACAGTGGTAGCCCATCCTCTTCTCATGATGGAACAAGCACATCAACAATAGAGGGGGAGCCAAAACCATCTTCTGGGGACCTTGCCAAGATTTCAcgagaacacaaacaagaacaagaatcAATGGAGGATTTAGAAGATCTCCTTGGCATGGATGAGGATACCATCTCAAACAAAGTCAGTTACTACTTTCATCAGTTATATGTTCAGGACCatcttgatgatgatgatgatgatgattggcTTGAATGCGATGGGCCACAGCAGCTCACTGAGTTGCATGAGCAGCTGGCCTTCTACCGCATCATAGGTTATGAG TTATCAAATGGTAGAAAGCTTGACGAACTGGATATTGCAAAACTGAAAGAGAAGTACCCTCCCTCCATTCTTTATGAGAAGGGGTACTTTCAGTACTATGAGGATAGTCTTGAATGGTACTTTGATCCTGAACGATTCCAGCCTGCTGCCCTTGATAACTACCAGCGTCTAGTGCTTTGTGATAAT GGTTTGTACATGGACTGGGATCAATACCACTCAAATTATAGTACCTATGAGAGTGATCTAGCATATGTCAAATTCTGTGAAGAGCTAGCACATAAGACTAAG TGGTTTCAAGATTATTTGGTACTCATTGCTGTTGAGGATAAGATAACCATGGGTCAG TGGGACAAAGTTAAAAATACAGTTTACCTTCAAGCAATGAAGATCGCACTACGCATTCGTGTTGTTTCTCTAATGCAAGTTATGACTGCTTTCCAG GAATATATATGGAGCATGCGGTTTGATTGTTGTAACTACAAGGATTTTGATGGTGTGTATTTTGAGGTTTGGAAGCGGGTTGCTAAGCAGAAG ATGGAATTCACTGATGCCCTGTCAGAACTTTATAGAGAAGATATGTTTCCCTTGCGCAATGTTGATATTAAGGATGAGCTTCGCAGTACTCGAGGGAGATTCCGTTCGATGAAGGAAAAT TACGATCTCTACGTGGCTTGCATTGATGAAACG GTGCCAGAAAAGGAAGCTCGTCAATTGATCAAAGATGCCATTATAGAAATG ATTCCAAAACCACAGACTTATTTGGATTACGCCAGAAACAAGATAAAAATCGCAGAAGATATCGGTTTGATTACCAAAA GCAGAGGACCAGAGCCAAGAACCTAG
- the LOC4325413 gene encoding uncharacterized protein — MDPDQVEIPFKVLQERVPGKKKYSLRVIKPSSSKKICRSVNSYPLVCLKREMADNDHVHCIMLTLNHRNILSMKALSRDKVESNGPSSLAAFVEPYTGLLSSLCFKHDCWGDRINHIPSPLLQSLLRQVIEGLDFLRKNKLYHGNLNWDSILYLQPSTVKLANFRKQETMSLEEAQWADWLCLIKMLEEILERAAEISSKLAQCDRYFCGHVESLTALLKTLDKTALPAIKEIVLGHPLFWDLMTRVNFFAKDISLRLNDDTFMSRVRASKIRKLPWNEGTTQDFKGLLFEMETYRKDEGIPAYDFRSLKDYVRCVCGAYAHWNKIKLNVDDIVRQNHPTICSDIWHLLGSSDMSHADSKKPVEEIKLISDVVRDSPHKIFIAGIPRVISSKMLRDIVSSFGQLAAYRFLFNEDLGGACAFLEYIDHSITSKACAGLNGMKLGGCVITAVGVLTDHPGQAGNEACPFHGIPANPKPLLAVPTQVLQLKNVFDQEEYSLLSKYEVDAVLEDVRVKCARYGAVKSINVVEYPAGSDNTKAPAVDARDNALASNNTALEAGCILVEFLCKEASFMAAHSLHGRPFGSRIVSAGYAPYDLLSLPEVFPVLRF, encoded by the exons ATGGACCCAG ATCAAGTGGAGATTCCCTTTAAAGTGCTTCAGGAGAGAGTCCCTGGTAAAAAGAAGTATTCCTTAAGGGTTATCAAACCTTCGTCCTCAAAGAAGATATGCAGAAGCGTTAACAGTTATCCCCTTGTCTGTCTGAAGAGGGAGATGGCAGATAATGATCATGTGCATTGCATAATGCTTACGCTAAATCACCGAAACATTCTCTCAATGAAAGCCCTATCCAGGGACAAGGTTGAGAGCAATGGCCCCTCATCCTTAGCAGCATTTGTAGAGCCTTACACTGGACTGTTATCATCACTTTGTTTTAAACATGATTGCTGGGGTGACAGAATAAACCACATTCCTTCACCATTACTCCAGTCCTTATTAAG GCAAGTCATTGAGGGGCTTGACTTCTTGAGGAAGAACAAACTGTATCATGGTAATCTCAATTGGGATTCGATTTTGTATCTTCAACCGTCTACCGTTAAGCTTGCTAACTTCAGAAAACAAG AGACAATGAGCTTGGAGGAAGCCCAGTGGGCCGATTGGTTGTGCCTTATTAAAATGCTTGAAGAAATTTTAGAAAGAGCTGCTGAAATAAGCTCAAAGCTTGCTCAATGTGATAGATATTTCTGCGGACATGTTGAATCTTTGACTGCTCTATTGAAAACCCTGGATAA GACTGCATTGCCGGCAATTAAAGAAATTGTTCTTGGGCATCCTCTTTTTTGGGATTTGATGACGAGGGTAAACTTCTTTGCAAAGGATATATCACTTAGGTTGAATGATGACACTTTTATGTCAAGAGTGAGAGCTTCAAAAATCCGTAAGCTTCCTTGGAATGAAGGAACAACTCAAGACTTTAAAGGTCTCCTGTTTGAAATGGAAACCTATCGTAAAGATGAAGGAATTCCAGCATATGACTTCAGAAGCTTAAAAGATTATGTACGCTGTGTCTGTGGTGCTTATGCTCACTGGAATAAAATAAAG CTAAATGTTGACGACATTGTTCGGCAAAACCATCCTACCATATGCAGTGATATCTGGCATCTTCTTGGAAGTTCAGACATGTCG CATGCTGATTCTAAGAAGCCAGTTGAAGAGATTAAATTAATATCTGATGTCGTTAGAGATTCACCACACAAG ATTTTCATCGCTGGAATTCCTAGAGTGATTTCATCTAAGATG CTCAGGGATATAGTTAGTTCATTTGGTCAATTGGCTGCTTACCGCTTTCTTTTTAATGAAGACCTTGGTGGAGCATGCGCATTTCTTGAG TACATTGATCACTCCATTACATCAAAGGCATGTGCTGGCCTTAACGGCATGAAGCTTGGTGGATGCGTAATAACTGCTGTTGGCGTGTTAACTGATCATCCTGGGCAG GCTGGCAATGAAGCTTGCCCATTTCATGGAATTCCTGCCAATCCCAAACCTCTTCTTGCAGTACCAACACAAGTCCTGCAGCTAAAAAATGTG TTTGACCAGGAGGAATACTCGCTGCTTTCAAAATATGAGGTAGATGCAGTATTGGAAGATGTACGTGTGAAGTGTGCAAG GTATGGAGCTGTGAAATCCATAAATGTCGTAGAGTATCCTGCTGGCAGTGACAACACCAAGGCACCTGCAGTAGATGCTAGAGACAACGCTTTGGCTTCTAACAACACTGCACTCGAAGCTGGCTGTATACTTGTAGAGTTCTTGTGCAAGGAGGCTTCATTCATGGCTGCTCATTCACTCCATGGCCGGCCTTTTGGCAGCAGGATTGTCTCTGCGGGATATGCTCCATATGATCTCTTATCTCTACCGGAGGTATTTCCAGTGTTGAGATTCTGA